From a single Pseudalkalibacillus hwajinpoensis genomic region:
- a CDS encoding genetic competence negative regulator: MRLERLTYDKIKIFLTYDDLNERGISKEELWQDVPKVHRLFREMIMEADDELGFKVDGPIAVEVFSLPAQGMVVIVTKGSNGENEFEDDYNEEYIEMQVTLDESDEVFYEFASFEDVIGLAKRLINVGIQGGTLYSFQKHFYLKFDEEEFKEYELDSLVALLAEFGNPSTITSYRVVEYGKTLMDSTAVEQLNNYFK, from the coding sequence ATGCGTCTTGAACGTTTAACGTACGACAAAATAAAAATCTTTCTAACTTATGACGATTTAAACGAGCGGGGAATTTCAAAAGAAGAGCTCTGGCAGGACGTACCAAAGGTTCACCGTTTATTTCGTGAAATGATCATGGAAGCCGATGATGAACTTGGTTTTAAAGTTGATGGTCCTATCGCTGTTGAGGTTTTCTCACTTCCTGCACAGGGAATGGTAGTCATTGTTACGAAAGGTTCAAATGGAGAAAATGAATTCGAAGATGACTATAATGAAGAATACATTGAAATGCAAGTAACTCTTGACGAAAGTGATGAAGTATTCTATGAATTTGCTTCATTTGAAGATGTCATTGGTCTTGCAAAACGATTAATTAATGTAGGCATTCAGGGTGGTACACTCTATTCATTCCAAAAACATTTCTACCTTAAATTTGACGAGGAAGAATTCAAGGAATATGAATTGGACTCACTTGTTGCCCTACTTGCTGAATTCGGTAACCCATCGACGATTACAAGTTATCGAGTGGTAGAATACGGAAAAACCCTGATGGATTCAACGGCAGTAGAACAATTAAACAACTATTTTAAATAG